The sequence below is a genomic window from Planktothrix serta PCC 8927.
GTTTATTATTAAAAATCGTCTTAATTTGTCGGAAAGTTAAATCAGATTTAGAAAAACGGTTTTCTATTTTATTTAATCACTATGCTACTTTCCCTAGAAATAAAGTCTCTTGGCTGGTGGAATCGTTGGAAAATCTCAATATTGCTTTTGGTCTAAACTGGGGGAATTTAAAATTTGATTAAACCTCAACGAAATTAGGAGTTTCCCCGATTTTTTGGAAATATTCCCATAAAGTTGAACTTTTGAAATCTTCAATCACAAACGCCACACCTAAATCTGTTAAAATCTTTGGATCATGAGTGGAAGCAACGCCAAGGGTTTCAATTTTGGCGGTGACAGCAGAACGAATACCCGAAGGAGAATCTTCAAAAGCGATCGCTTCTTCTGCTACAATATTTAATTGATCTAAACAATATTGATAAGGAGCCGGATCGGGTTTTCCAATTCCAATTTCATCGGATAAAACCACGCTATCAAAATAATCTGATAAATTCAGCGTTTTCAGCATAAAATCGGTATTCTCACGGGGTGCATTCGTG
It includes:
- a CDS encoding HAD family hydrolase, producing MIKAILFDLDGTLANTDVLHYQTWANVLKQHKIDINPSFYKTHISGRTNSEIVQDLFPQFSEEEGIKLADLKESQFRELAINLEPLAGLNEFLSWIKKQSYKTGLVTNAPRENTDFMLKTLNLSDYFDSVVLSDEIGIGKPDPAPYQYCLDQLNIVAEEAIAFEDSPSGIRSAVTAKIETLGVASTHDPKILTDLGVAFVIEDFKSSTLWEYFQKIGETPNFVEV